TTCGGCCTATTCCACAGGATATGGTGCTGCTCTTCACCGACGGTGAGCAAGCCGTCGTCGTGACCGTACTCGAGCGGACGGCTTCCAATGGTGGCGTGGTCGGTCTACCCGGAGGGCGCAACATATCGATAGAGGGCGAAACCATCACTCTCGCCACACGCCAGCGCCTGTCCTTGCGCGCCGACAGTATCGATCTGCAGACCAAGCTGTTTGCCGTGCTTGCGGACAAGGGCACCTGGATCGGCAAGCTCTACACGTTGATCGCGGACCACGTCAGATGCTCGGCGCGTATCCAGGAAGCAAGCGCCGAGTCGCTTACGATAAAAGCGGTCGCGCGCGTCGCGGTGATCGAGCGGATCGACTCATTGCAAACCGAGACCCAGGCCATTAGGGTCACCGGCATTGCTTCCGAGATGGCCCACAGCAAAGTCATCGCGGTGAGCGAGGATCTCCGCCTCGACGGCAAACGCGTCACGGTTGCATAGCGCATGCTGTCCACTGGCATGCCGGCTCCGACCCGGCAAGACCGGGTTAGAACGGCCCAAGAGTTCATTGCGGCCGGCCGCCTCGAGGAAGCGGAGGCACTGCTGGAGGGGGTCGTCGCCACGGGCGATCCCGATACACTCAATGCAAGGGCGGCGTTGGCGCTTGCGCGGCGACGGACCGAGTTCGCATTCGAGATGCTAGCGGAAGCGGCGACCATCTACCCCGAACACGCGGGCCTCACCACCAATCTCGGCATCGCCCACGAATTGCTCGGACGCACTGAGGAGGCGATGGTCTGCCTCGAACGCGCAGCCGCTCTCGCCCCGCACAACGATGAGATCAAGCTCGCGCTCGCTCATGCCCTGCTGAGCTGCGGCAAGGTTACGGAAGCCCGCGCGATGACGGAGATCGTTGTCATACACGAGCCTGGGAATGCGCGGGCCCTCCTCCAACTCGGCGCCATCGAGTTCGCCCTGGGCAACAGTTCGTCGGCTGAGGCCGTCCTGCTTCGTGCGCTTGAGATTGTTCCGGACGACCCCGATGCGCTCGGCAACTTGTCGGTGCTCATGCTTGAACGCGGTCGCTTCGACGAGGCGCTCAGCCTTGCCGAACGCGCACATTTGCGTGCCCCTCTCGATACAGCCAGGCTCCTGCATCTGGCTTATTGCCGCGCCGCAACTGGGCTGTGGCCGCAAGCAGAGGCCACTTGCAAGAAGTTGCTCGCCTATGCGCCGGCTCATGTTGGCGCCCGCGAAATCTTGGCCCGCGTTACGATTGCCATGGGTGAGGTGGACCGAGGCATTGCGCAACTGACGCAATTCGTTCGCGC
This sequence is a window from Bradyrhizobium septentrionale. Protein-coding genes within it:
- a CDS encoding DUF3540 domain-containing protein, encoding MTMTIRATNTDILAMAERVLESGHHTARIVSVSDDGAAAEVEIAGDHHTATVAVGCLVRPIPQDMVLLFTDGEQAVVVTVLERTASNGGVVGLPGGRNISIEGETITLATRQRLSLRADSIDLQTKLFAVLADKGTWIGKLYTLIADHVRCSARIQEASAESLTIKAVARVAVIERIDSLQTETQAIRVTGIASEMAHSKVIAVSEDLRLDGKRVTVA